One genomic segment of Fusobacterium mortiferum ATCC 9817 includes these proteins:
- a CDS encoding DMT family transporter: MNAKLRNITAMLIFGTIGLFVKNIELSSSEIALTRGFIGGVTLILATIFLKKKISFEAIKNNLYLLIFSGLAVGLNWIFLFQGYKYTSISNATLSYYFAPVFVTILAPFILKEKLTLSKFLCVLMALVGMFCIVGVDGINGGSDLIGIVYGLLAAGFYASVILMNKFLKGIDSIEITVIQLISATITLLPYVLYVEGFGILSVSSVSIPYILILGIVHTGIAYLLYFSSLQGLKGQTIAVLSYIDPVFAIIISAVILKEQLGFLQIIGGVLILGSSFLSEFLNRK; encoded by the coding sequence ATGAATGCTAAATTGAGAAATATTACTGCTATGTTAATCTTTGGAACAATAGGATTATTTGTAAAAAATATAGAGTTGTCTTCAAGTGAAATTGCTTTAACAAGAGGATTTATAGGTGGAGTTACACTGATTTTAGCTACAATTTTTTTAAAGAAAAAGATATCCTTTGAGGCAATAAAAAATAATTTATATCTACTAATTTTTTCAGGATTAGCTGTGGGACTTAACTGGATATTTTTATTCCAAGGGTATAAATACACATCTATTTCAAATGCTACTTTGAGCTATTATTTTGCACCAGTATTTGTAACAATATTAGCTCCATTTATACTAAAGGAAAAATTAACATTATCAAAATTTTTATGTGTTTTAATGGCTTTGGTAGGAATGTTTTGTATAGTAGGAGTAGATGGAATAAATGGTGGAAGTGATTTAATAGGAATAGTCTATGGATTATTAGCAGCAGGATTTTATGCTAGTGTAATCCTGATGAATAAATTTTTAAAAGGGATAGATAGTATAGAGATAACAGTAATTCAACTTATTTCTGCTACAATTACATTGTTACCATATGTTTTATATGTAGAAGGTTTTGGAATTTTAAGTGTTTCTTCAGTTTCTATACCATATATTTTAATTTTAGGAATTGTTCATACTGGAATAGCATACCTACTTTATTTTTCATCGCTTCAAGGATTGAAAGGACAAACAATAGCAGTACTTAGTTATATAGACCCTGTATTTGCTATTATTATATCAGCAGTTATTTTAAAGGAACAATTGGGATTTTTACAGATAATTGGTGGAGTTTTGATACTTGGATCAAGTTTTTTAAGTGAGTTTTTAAATAGAAAATAA
- the galU gene encoding UTP--glucose-1-phosphate uridylyltransferase GalU: protein MRKVTKAVIPAAGLGTRVLPATKAQPKEMLVIVDKPSLQYIVEELVESGIKDIIIVTGRNKNSIEDHFDYSYELENTLTKDGKKELLEKVEKISSMANICYVRQNHPKGLGHAILKAKPFVGDEPFVIALGDDIVYNPEAPVAKQLIEKYEKYGSSIVGCQEVKAEDVSKYGIVKPTKNLDDKTVEMDDFIEKPAMEEAPSRLACLGRYLLTPKIFEYLEKEKPGKGGEIQLTDAILDMLKDGEKVIAYEFDGKRYDIGNKFGLLKANIEFGLRNEETRDELLNYLKNDLEL, encoded by the coding sequence ATGAGAAAAGTAACAAAGGCAGTAATACCTGCTGCAGGACTAGGGACTAGAGTATTACCAGCAACTAAGGCACAACCTAAAGAGATGCTTGTTATTGTTGATAAACCATCTCTTCAATATATAGTAGAGGAGCTAGTAGAGTCTGGAATAAAGGATATTATAATAGTTACTGGAAGAAATAAAAACTCTATCGAAGACCATTTTGATTACTCTTATGAGTTAGAAAATACTTTAACAAAAGATGGAAAAAAAGAGTTATTAGAAAAGGTTGAAAAAATATCTTCAATGGCAAATATTTGCTATGTAAGACAAAATCATCCAAAAGGATTAGGACATGCTATACTTAAAGCTAAACCATTTGTAGGAGATGAGCCATTTGTAATAGCTTTAGGAGATGATATAGTATATAATCCTGAGGCACCGGTAGCTAAACAACTTATAGAGAAATATGAAAAATATGGAAGTAGTATAGTAGGTTGTCAAGAGGTAAAAGCTGAAGATGTATCTAAGTATGGTATAGTAAAACCAACTAAAAATCTTGATGACAAAACTGTAGAGATGGATGACTTTATAGAAAAACCAGCTATGGAAGAAGCACCATCAAGACTTGCTTGTCTTGGAAGATATCTACTTACTCCAAAAATCTTTGAATATCTTGAAAAGGAAAAGCCAGGAAAAGGTGGAGAGATTCAACTTACTGATGCTATATTAGATATGTTAAAAGATGGAGAAAAAGTAATAGCTTACGAATTTGATGGTAAGAGATATGATATCGGAAATAAGTTTGGATTACTTAAAGCAAATATAGAGTTTGGACTTAGAAATGAAGAGACAAGAGATGAGTTATTAAATTATTTAAAGAATGACTTAGAGTTATAA